A window of Methanothrix sp. genomic DNA:
ACAGTCAGAGCGATCTCCAAGGTTGTTGAGGCATACAAGCGAGACCGATCTGTTAAGCCACAGTTTCGGCCTGATGGCGCGATTGTTTACGATCAGCGAATACTCTCCTGGAAGGGACTTGAGGCGGTCTCGCTGACAACGCTTGAAGGCAGACAGCTCATCGCCGTCAGGATCGGTGACTACCAGAAAGCTCGGATGGATCGAGTCCGTGGCCAGGCAGATCTTATACTCAGAAACGGTGTCTTCTACCTCGCCGCTGTCGTTGAAGCTCCAGAGGAGACTCCCTACGAGCCCAGGGGTGTGCTCGGTGTCGATCTCGGAATCAGGTATCTCGCTGTCGATTCCGATGGCGAGATACACAGCGGCGAGAAGCTTCTGGAGACCAGAGAACGACTTGATTCGCTCAGAGCCAGACTCCAGAGTGTGGGTACCAGGTCTGCTAAAAGGCATCTCAAGAAGCTCTCCGGCAGGGTGAAGCGGTTCACCAGAGATGTCAACCACTGCATCTCCAGGCATATAGTCGTGAAGGCCAAAGACACTCTCCGTGCGATCGCTCTTGAGAACCTCAAGGGCATCCGGAGAGCACCGGTTGGGATGGCTCAGCGTCGCGACAAACACGCCTGGAGTTTTGATATGCTGAAGAGATACATCCTCTACAAGGCAAAACTGCTTGGCGTGCCAGTTGTGTTCGTGGATCCGAAGCATACG
This region includes:
- a CDS encoding transposase encodes the protein MLQTLMIRLDPDEEQYRILLETMHRFNEACNYIAEVAYSIGKANKIEVHKAVYYDVRKRFGLSAQLTVRAISKVVEAYKRDRSVKPQFRPDGAIVYDQRILSWKGLEAVSLTTLEGRQLIAVRIGDYQKARMDRVRGQADLILRNGVFYLAAVVEAPEETPYEPRGVLGVDLGIRYLAVDSDGEIHSGEKLLETRERLDSLRARLQSVGTRSAKRHLKKLSGRVKRFTRDVNHCISRHIVVKAKDTLRAIALENLKGIRRAPVGMAQRRDKHAWSFDMLKRYILYKAKLLGVPVVFVDPKHTSQTCPSCGHVSKSNRPARDDFRCESCGFAGFADHIAAINIASRAAVNQPIVAVHMHQLQAPVFRPE